The stretch of DNA GTGGATCTTGAGGTTGCTGGACGTGGCGAACTGCAGGCCGCACACGTCGCACTTGTAGGGTTTCTCCTCCCCGTGGTGCATGCGGCTGTGGAAGACCAGCTGGCACTTCTGGGCGAAGCCCTTCTGGCACAGGTCACACTGGTACGGCTTCTCTCCTTCACAGACAGGGACAGCGTTATGCAGGCCTCTGTGGGAGGCTTTCAGCCAAGGCTGTGGCCTGGGGTGCTTTCGGGTTTCGGTTAAATATTCGTCTAGCTTTGCACTGTATCAATACCTTCCCAAGTGAATGGGAGAAAACACAAgccattattttttctttattaaaaatcGACCCCCATATTGATGTATACTCATGGAAACTCTCAACACTGCCACCATTAACTGGAATGTGCTGAAAACGAATCTTAAAGTTGTGGCCAGAAGACCGCTCAGCTGCCCCCTTCAGACTGGACGTGCCCTAAGCCCGCGGCGGCCCCTCTCACCTGTGTGGGTGCGCACGTGGGTCTTCAGCTGGTTGCACTGCGTGAAGGCCTTGTCGCACAGCTGGCAGACGTACGGCTTGACGCCCCTGTGGATGCGCATGTGGCGCCGCAGGCTGCTGGCCTCGGAGAACACCTTCCCGCAGGTGTAGCACACCGGCTTCGCTCGCAGCTGCTCGTCCAGCAGCCCCTGACGCTCCACCCCCACGGGGCCGCCCCCGACGCCCCCCTCGCCCAGGGGCGGCAGGGCGCGGTTCTCCTTCAGCGGGCAGCTCTTCCGcgccctctcccgctccctctttACGGGTGGCCTCTGGGGGGATGGCCTCGGGTCCGTGTCGTCATTAGACGGTGGCGACCCCATCTGGGGCTCCCTGCCGCCCTGCTCCTCTGGTGTGACAGGGACGGGGACAGGGACGTCTGCTGGCTTGTTACCAGCACCGTTGAACACTTccagcagcagggggtgcaCCCTGGGCCCCAGCTGTTTcagctccccctggtggccgCTGCCGGGTTTGCGCCTGGACGCCCGGGCTCTGTTTGTTGATCTTTCGGGTGCCCGGACACAGGGCTTGGGGGCCTCTTCAGCCTCCAGAGTCACGGGCCCCTGGGGGCCCTCATCCGATGTGACGCTGTCCGTCTCTGGCTTGTGGGGCTCAGAAGTATCAAGACTGGATGGGCTGGCCCCCAGGTCCTCTTCATCACTCACCATCTCCGGGCAGACAGGCTTGACATCCTCCAGGGTCAGGGTGCACTGGATTACAACCTCCTCCATCTTGAGGAAAGTGGCAGCTTTGCGAACCTCTGTCACATTACAGCTGTACAGCAGAGATATCACAGATAACACACGCCACTGgctggatatatatatatatgcccaACTGGAGCACTTggtggtttcatttttttaaacagtgatcATTTTTAAGGCTAATAACAGATGCCTGGGTGTACCAGTcaaacatttcctctgtgtatTTCTTGCACAGCCAAACTACAATCAtgcaataatttacacattcattaaaatggagCATAAAATCGACTCTCCACTAGTCTTCATTTTGCTAACTAGGTGATGCAACTCTGAACAAAAACATATCTGtatgtaggaaaaaaaagaacaggacagGTTTTAAACTTCTGTTCCAAGGTGCAAGAACGTCAACATGTTCATTCAAGGGAAGATTTCCATTCTGTTGTACTTCTCATCAAGTCTTTTACATGTATTGACAAGCTTTGAGTcatagtttttttatttttgtttattttcaagtGGATTAAAGGCTGATTGGTATTTAGGCCGCAAGAAAAACGTACCCATGTGGTAGTTCCGTCTGTACCAGCAATGGCAATGAGCAAAGCTTCAAAGCGCTATTTACGCATTCATGGACAATTTGATGACGCTCGTGTCACCTAAAAATGTATTAGCATGTTAACTAACTTAACCAAGGCGCTAATGAGTTGTATAAATTACataatgccttttttttccaagattcTAGAAGAAACAATTGTGTGTGCGCCTATTGTTGCAAGTATAATAATACAGAGGGTGTGAATGCGTTCGGTGTCAAAGCACTGTGCCTAGCTCAGAGACTAAAGGTGACATCAGGGTCTGCTGCCTGTGTCGTTAAAATGAGCAcaactttaaataatttttaagttttttaagaaacatttaGTATTTCCTTCGACCAACATAGGACAAATACGGTGTTCATGGCTGACCGGTTAATTACCTGTCAACGTTGAGGTCCCCTGAGTACACAAAGTCGATTAGCCTCTGAAACACGGCCTCGGTCACCCACTCCGGGTCCAGGGAGGTGACGTCTTCGCTCGCCGCGGTCGTGCCGCACAGAGAGCTGAAGTATCCGCTGAAGGCGGCCAGGACGTTCCAGTGAGCTCGGAACCTGGACTGGCCTATCGCGACAGTGCAGTCGCACAGGAAAcccctctcctgctgcttcctcagCCGCTCCAGGAGGCGCTCGCAGTGCATAAGGGGCGGCATGGTTAATACGTGAATCCGTTAAACCTAGAAAGGGGACATAATTACGATAATAATGTCGCGTAGCTAACCACTATAATTCGGTTGGAACACAGGCACGTATGAAAAGTGAATGACCACAACATTGCCAAAATTAGAGTAATTTTAAGAGGTGGAAGTGTTTGCAAAAAAGTCAGCTAGTGCAGCTATGCTTAGTTTATATTATCATTAGACAATCCAAATGGGCaccgttttccttttttgtatttgtttttggaggggaactaaatatttttataataaaataaataaagcaaatatataTGTGCTGAGTATTTTTCATACAGTTGTATTTTGTATAGCCTACATGTGTGTCCCAAATGCGACATAAGTGATAATGCATTAAGTCAAAATTGACTAATTAGCCAGCTGGTAACAACCCCGTTACTTTATGAGATCAAAGGGTACTCTTTCGTGGCAGACAAATGACGTAAATGAGTCTTTTAAGATTGCAATGTGAAATATACTGCTACAGGGTTATTTTCGCCTCGGTATTTCACTTTATGACCGTAAACGACCGAGTGCAAGCTGTTTGATAGTACCTAACCCACAGATCCATATTTAATATTAGTAGTCTCCGGGTCGTATTTTCGCAACAAAAGGGCTCTTATTGCGAAAGGACACGTCGTGCACGGCAGTAAAACGAGTTGAAAGCACACACCATACATGCAATGTCAATCATTGTTGCCACTGCTTCTGTACTTGCACGGTTTATATGCTGTGAGATTTTCAGAGTGGCACTACAACAAACGTTAAATTTGCAAAACAACC from Megalops cyprinoides isolate fMegCyp1 chromosome 20, fMegCyp1.pri, whole genome shotgun sequence encodes:
- the LOC118796052 gene encoding myoneurin-like, whose translation is MPPLMHCERLLERLRKQQERGFLCDCTVAIGQSRFRAHWNVLAAFSGYFSSLCGTTAASEDVTSLDPEWVTEAVFQRLIDFVYSGDLNVDSCNVTEVRKAATFLKMEEVVIQCTLTLEDVKPVCPEMVSDEEDLGASPSSLDTSEPHKPETDSVTSDEGPQGPVTLEAEEAPKPCVRAPERSTNRARASRRKPGSGHQGELKQLGPRVHPLLLEVFNGAGNKPADVPVPVPVTPEEQGGREPQMGSPPSNDDTDPRPSPQRPPVKRERERARKSCPLKENRALPPLGEGGVGGGPVGVERQGLLDEQLRAKPVCYTCGKVFSEASSLRRHMRIHRGVKPYVCQLCDKAFTQCNQLKTHVRTHTGEKPYQCDLCQKGFAQKCQLVFHSRMHHGEEKPYKCDVCGLQFATSSNLKIHSRKHSGEKPYVCDRCGQRFAQASTLTYHVRRHTGEKPYVCDTCGKAFAVSSSLITHSRKHTGEKPYVCQTCGKSFTSCGELNKHCRSHTGEKPFVCELCGNSYTDVKNLKKHKAKVHKDLPSPGPGQRLGVSLDDPVIWKATASGLVELKATEAPPSLAISTDHQMLISPPPAESSGTAPTDQLLRTAVGFSEPQFIFLQQLN